Within the Micromonospora citrea genome, the region CTGCTGCTCGACGAGCCCTCGATGGGTCTGGCGCCGATGCTGATCCAGCAGATCTTCGACATCATCGTCGAGATCAACCAACAGGGCACCACCGTCCTGCTCGTCGAGCAGAACGCCCAGCAGGCCCTGGCCCGCGCCCACCGGGCGTACGTGCTGGAGACCGGCCGGATCGTCAAGAGCGGCACCGGCGCCGAGCTGCTGCACGACCCGGCGGTCAAAGAGGCCTACCTCGGCGTGGCCTGACCTGCCGCCACCCCTCACCGCAAGGAGAACCACATGTTCCACATCACTGGTGGCCGCCGGGCCGTGCTCGGCGCCGCGGGTGCCGCGCTGCTCGCCCTCTCGATCGCCGGTTGCGGTGAGAAGGAGAACACCGAGCAGCCCGGCGCCGGCCCCAGCGTCACCGCCGCCGCCGACTCGGCGCTGGCCGCGAAGGTGCCCGACGCCATCAAGGCCGACGGGGTGATCAAGGTCGGCACCGACTCGACGTACGCCCCGGCGGAGTTCCTCGACGCCGACGGCAAGACGGTCGTCGGCTTCGACGTCGAGCTGTTCAACGCCGTCGCGCAGAAGCTCGGCCTCAAGGCCGAGTACGAGTCGGCCCCGTTCGACTCGATCCTGCCCGGCGTGGACTCCGGCAAGTACGAGGTCGGCGTCTCGTCGTTCACGATCAACGCCGAGCGGATGAAGACCGTCAACATGGTCAGCTACTTCTCGGCCGGCACGCAGTGGGCCACCAAGTCGGGCAACCCGGCCAAGGTCGACCCGAACGACGCCTGCGGCAAGAAGGTCGCCGTGCAGGTCGGCACCGTGCAGCTCGACGACATCACCGCCCGGTCGAAGAAGTGCACCGACGCCGGCAAGCCGGCCATCACCATCGACCAGTACCAGGCGCAGAGCGACGCCACCGCGGCCGTGGTCAGCGGCAAGGACGACGCCATGCTGGCCGACTCCCCGGTCGGCGCGTACGCGGTGAAGCAGAGCAACGGCCAGCTGGAGCTGCTCGGCGACATCTACGAGTCCGCCCCGTACGGCTACGCGGTGAAGAAGGACCAGGCCGCGTTCGCCGAGGTGCTCAAGGAGGCCGTCGCGGCGGTCATCGCCGACGGCACGTACGAGGGCGCGCTGAAGAAGTGGGGCGTCGAGGGCGGCGCCATCACGACTCCGGCGCTGAACCCGACCAGCTGACCATGTCGGTCGAGACAGACACACCCGAGCGGGCACGGCCGGAACCCATCCGCGCCGTGCCCGTGCGGCATCCCGGACGGTGGGTCGCCGTCGCCGTGATCGGGGTGCTGGTGGCCATGTTCGTCCACCTGCTGGTGACGAACAAGGCGTTCAACTGGTCGTTCATGGTCGACGAGATGTTCCGTCCGCCGATCATGGAGGGCGTACGCGGCAGCCTCGCGCTGTTGGTGACCGCCATGCTCATCGGCGTCGGGCTGGGCGTCGTCATCGCCATCATGCGGCTGTCGGAGAACCCGATCCTGCGCGGCGTCGCCTGGGCGTACACCTGGTTCTTCCGGGCGGTGCCCCGGCTGGTGCTGGCGATCCTCTTCGGCAACCTGGGCATCCTCTGGGCCCGGATCGAGTTCGGGCTGCCCTTCGACCGGCAGATCGGCGCCCTGTTCGGGGTGGACGACTTCGAGGCGCGGCTGTTCGGCTTCTCCTCGGTGGACATCCTGACCGGCTTCGTCGCCGGCATGCTGGCGCTCGGCCTGTCCGAGGCCGCCTACATGGCGGAGATCGTCCGGGCCGGCATCCAGTCGGTCGACGAGGGGCAGACGGAGGCCGCGCAGGCGCTGGGCATGCGGCGCGGGCAGATCCTGCGTCGTATCGTGCTGCCGCAGGCCATGCGGGTGATCGTCCCGCCGACCGGCAACGAGACGATCGCCATGCTCAAGGACACCTCGCTGGTGGCCTTCGTGCCGGTCTCCGCCGAGCTGTTCTTCCAGCTCAGGGCCGTCGGCAGCCGGACCTTCCAGGTCTTCCCGATGCTGGTCGCGGCGACCATCTGGTACCTGCTGCTGACCAGCGTGCTGCTGGTGGGTCAGTACTACCTGGAGCGGCACTTCTCCAAGGGCGTGGGGCGCAGCGGTCGGGCGAGGACGCGGCTGCGGGCAATCACGGCGGAGAGCGGCGGCACGACCGGGAAGGCGGGCGGCGCATGACCGAGCTGACGGTGCCGACCCTGGCTGACGGGGCGGTGGATTCCGGGCCGATGGTCCGGGCCGAGCAGGTGCACAAGTCGTTCGGGTCGATCGAGGTGCTCAAGGGCATCGACCTGGAGGTCCGCGCGGGCGAGGTGTGCTGCCTCCTCGGGCCCTCGGGCTCCGGCAAGTCGACGTTCCTGCGCTGCATCAACCACCTGGAGAAGATCAACGCCGGTCGGATCTGGGTGGACGGCGAGCTGATCGGCTACCGGGAGCGCGGCGGGAAGCTGCACGAGCTGCGGGAGAAGGAGGTGGCCGCGCAGCGCCGGTCGATCGGCATGGTGTTCCAGCGGTTCAACCTCTTCCCGCACATGACCGCGCTGCAGAACGTCGCCGAGGCGCCGGTGCTGCTCGGGCGGGAGAAGAAGGCGGACGCCCGGGACCGGGCCGCCGCCCTGCTGGAGCGGGTGGGGCTGGGCGACAAGCTCGGCAACTATCCCGGTCAGCTCTCCGGCGGCCAGCAGCAGCGGGTGGCGATCGCCCGGGCGCTGGCCATGCAGCCGAAGCTGATGCTCTTCGACGAGCCCACCAGCGCGCTCGACCCGGAGCTGGTCGGCGAGGTGCTCGACGTGATGAAGGACCTGGCCCGCGACGGCATGACCATGATCGTGGTGACCCACGAGATCGGCTTCGCCCGCGAGGTCGGCGACTCGCTGGTCTTCATGGACGGCGGCGTGGTCGTCGAGTCCGGCAACCCGCGCGAGGTGATCGCCAACCCGCGTCACGACCGGACGAAGGCGTTCCTGGCGAAGGTGCTCTGACCGGCACGCCGGCGCGGCCCGGAGGCGGGCCGCGCCGGCGTCGACCGGTGGCGTGGCACGGCGTGCCGGCGGTGGCCGTGCCGGTGTCCCAGGTTGTCGGAGTGGGCGGCTAGAGTCGCTCGCGTGACAGCTACGACGCCGCGCCTGCTCCTCGTCGACGGACACTCCCTGGCATACCGGGCGTTCTTCGCCCTGCCGGTGGAAAACTTCTCCACCACGACGGGC harbors:
- a CDS encoding ABC transporter substrate-binding protein, coding for MFHITGGRRAVLGAAGAALLALSIAGCGEKENTEQPGAGPSVTAAADSALAAKVPDAIKADGVIKVGTDSTYAPAEFLDADGKTVVGFDVELFNAVAQKLGLKAEYESAPFDSILPGVDSGKYEVGVSSFTINAERMKTVNMVSYFSAGTQWATKSGNPAKVDPNDACGKKVAVQVGTVQLDDITARSKKCTDAGKPAITIDQYQAQSDATAAVVSGKDDAMLADSPVGAYAVKQSNGQLELLGDIYESAPYGYAVKKDQAAFAEVLKEAVAAVIADGTYEGALKKWGVEGGAITTPALNPTS
- a CDS encoding amino acid ABC transporter permease encodes the protein MSVETDTPERARPEPIRAVPVRHPGRWVAVAVIGVLVAMFVHLLVTNKAFNWSFMVDEMFRPPIMEGVRGSLALLVTAMLIGVGLGVVIAIMRLSENPILRGVAWAYTWFFRAVPRLVLAILFGNLGILWARIEFGLPFDRQIGALFGVDDFEARLFGFSSVDILTGFVAGMLALGLSEAAYMAEIVRAGIQSVDEGQTEAAQALGMRRGQILRRIVLPQAMRVIVPPTGNETIAMLKDTSLVAFVPVSAELFFQLRAVGSRTFQVFPMLVAATIWYLLLTSVLLVGQYYLERHFSKGVGRSGRARTRLRAITAESGGTTGKAGGA
- a CDS encoding amino acid ABC transporter ATP-binding protein, which gives rise to MTELTVPTLADGAVDSGPMVRAEQVHKSFGSIEVLKGIDLEVRAGEVCCLLGPSGSGKSTFLRCINHLEKINAGRIWVDGELIGYRERGGKLHELREKEVAAQRRSIGMVFQRFNLFPHMTALQNVAEAPVLLGREKKADARDRAAALLERVGLGDKLGNYPGQLSGGQQQRVAIARALAMQPKLMLFDEPTSALDPELVGEVLDVMKDLARDGMTMIVVTHEIGFAREVGDSLVFMDGGVVVESGNPREVIANPRHDRTKAFLAKVL